The window CCCAGTTCAATATCCAGGAATACCAGGTCGGGAGACCCATGTTGCGAGAACCAGTCCACTGCCGATTGAACTGTATCCAGCCTGGCCTGTACCTGCATGGCCGGGTCATATTCCTTCAGCATTTTGATCAGGCGCTCTGCGGCCGGCGCTTCATCTTCAACGATTACAATATTCAAAGGTTTCATGATGCTTGGTTTGGGAAATTAGCCGGGTCCTTTTTGGGAAGCCCCAGTGATTGGTAAATACTGCTTTCAATCAAAGGCAACACCACTTTAAAGATCTGGTCATTATCGGTGATGGAGAGTTGGTTGTCCATCTTCAATAACTGGTAACGGGTAATAAGGTTGTTCAACCCGGTCTTTTCCGAAGGTTCCGGGTTGGCCTTTCGCTGGATATTATTGGTCACGATCAGGCTGTGTTCCCCGTCTGTTTCAATGGAAACAAAAAGGGGTCTGTCCCTGGAAACGATATTATGCTTGACGGCATTCTCTACCAGCAATTGCAATACCAAGGGAGGGATCAGCATTTGGTATTCCCTTTCCGGGATCCTGATGTTTACTTGCAGGGAGTCTGCAAACCTGGTCTTCAATAAATGTATATAGGAATGAAGGAAATCCAGTTCTTCCTTCACCGTTGAGAGTTCCTTATCCTGGTTGGTAAGCAGGTAACGATATACGGAAGACATTTCCACTGCGAATTGTTCAGCCCTTTCCGGATCTGTGCCGATCAGGGAGGTAAGGGTATTGAGGCTATTGAACAGGAAATGTGGTTTGATCTGTTCTTTCAGGAATTGGAACTGGCTGTTGAGCGTGATCTTTTTCAGCTGTTCCGATTCATCATATAATTTTTTCCAGTTCTCAATATAGTAGATACCCTCATACACGGCAACCACTATTACCGTGCAAAGCAGGTTCAAGCCCACCATGGTAAGGTAATCCCGGAACAGGAGCCCCCATTTGAGGTTGTCAACAGTGAAGAACCCTACCAGGAAAGTGACTGCTTCATCAAGCATGGGTACAAGTACCAGGAAAGGAATGCTGATCAGTGCCATATACCTGAGCCTTTTCCGGGTCAGGGCAAGCCCCGGGTGTTTCAGGCGTGAGGTCAGGGCCAGCCAACGGGCCGTTTCGCAGGAAGCGAGGGAATAGAAAAAACTCAATGCAATGATCTGGATACCTGACTTGAGGTCCCGGATATAGATGCCATAAAAGAAAAGCAGGATAAAAACCAGCAGTATCAATGGTAGCCAGGTCCTGATCTTTCTTTCATTCATGAGGAGGGTGTTAGAGACTGGTATCAAGTTACATTTTAGTGGTGAATATTCAGGGTTTGGTTAAGCCCTACCATTGCAGGACCAATAAGACCAGGACCCAGCCTTTATCCCCGTATTGCCAGACCTTCAGGAAATTATTGGTCCTGCCATTATAGTGGACATTACCATAAACGTAGCAGAGGTCACCAGCCTGGGCCATGCCTCCATCTACCGGTTCAAAATCCAGTTGATCAGGAATGGTTGGGAGAACGGCCCTTGATTGTTCAGCCCCCAAGGCCGGATGGCGACCATCTATGCAGAACCAGGTCTGTTGGCCAATAAATTGCCCGATCCCCTTACTGCCCTGTGACACATAAGCATCCAGGAATGCTTTTTCCGCTTCCTGCCAACCATCATGCTGGCCTGTCTTGCCGGTAAGTAAGGGGCCTTTTGGCCAATCCTTGTTTTCCAGGCTGGTGCCAAACAAGGAAGGTGAATATCTTATGCCCAGGTCCACCATCACTTTCCATTCCTTTTCCCCATCCCTTACCCAGATGGAATTATAACTCCCGGCAGCAACAGCGCTATCCCTCCCGGGGATCCTGATCTCATAGGGTCCAGTTGAAAATCCCAGGTCGCCGGATTTGGATAGGCCGGTGTACCAGGGTTTCCAATAGAGTTTGGCATTGCTTTCGGGTGTCTTCTCCCAAATGCTGATGCCGTTCAGGATCCTGCCTTCATCAAAGATGAC is drawn from Flavihumibacter rivuli and contains these coding sequences:
- a CDS encoding sensor histidine kinase translates to MNERKIRTWLPLILLVFILLFFYGIYIRDLKSGIQIIALSFFYSLASCETARWLALTSRLKHPGLALTRKRLRYMALISIPFLVLVPMLDEAVTFLVGFFTVDNLKWGLLFRDYLTMVGLNLLCTVIVVAVYEGIYYIENWKKLYDESEQLKKITLNSQFQFLKEQIKPHFLFNSLNTLTSLIGTDPERAEQFAVEMSSVYRYLLTNQDKELSTVKEELDFLHSYIHLLKTRFADSLQVNIRIPEREYQMLIPPLVLQLLVENAVKHNIVSRDRPLFVSIETDGEHSLIVTNNIQRKANPEPSEKTGLNNLITRYQLLKMDNQLSITDNDQIFKVVLPLIESSIYQSLGLPKKDPANFPNQAS